In Porites lutea chromosome 1, jaPorLute2.1, whole genome shotgun sequence, a single genomic region encodes these proteins:
- the LOC140948986 gene encoding uncharacterized protein, whose product MYSLFLFGAVLVTTSQGFSFEMIELEKSFSRQAEPIPVEVQFISPEDQIKPGDTSIQYRAALCGGSYFEGLMAHFAINLANNPWIIENGDYITVVAKDSAGNTLASNVNVTTKQPQPDFNFTYHAKYKDLLFEVTTGPAPSFVFTLSLSFDFNVSTKDYAMPSEPRWQMTPMEYATFLNSSKGDDSVLLVPIFKTHTKKTVITQKLQYLRLDYCFGLAHHYNITITVVADDQRSGFATYACKKTYNQGKCDVRTPYRDISGGPANFVEVSLDGQQDYGPVVVIVRGDG is encoded by the exons ATGTATTCACTGTTTCTTTTCG GTGCAGTTTTGGTAACCACAAGTCAAGGGTTCTCTTTCGAAATGATAGAGTTGGAGAAGAGTTTCTCCAGACAAGCAGAACCAATTCCAGTAGAGGTCCAGTTCATAAGCCCGGAGGATCAAATCAAGCCAGGAGATACGTCAATACAGTATCGAGCTGCTCTTTGCGGGGGATCTTACTTTGAGGGTCTCATGGCCCATTTTGCAATCAATCTGGCAAACAATCCGTGGATCATTGAAAACGGAGACTACATTACTGTTGTTGCTAAAGATTCAGCTGGAAATACTTTGGCTTCAAATGTAAATGTAACCACGAAGCAACCCCAGCCGGACTTCAATTTCACCTATCACGCAAA GTACAAAGATTTGCTGTTTGAGGTCACGACTGGACCCGCCCCCTCCTTCGTTTTCACTCTTTCGTTGTCCTTTGACTTCAATGTATCAACTAAGGACTATGCTATGCCTAGTGAACCACGCTGGCAGATGACTCCTATGGAGTATGCTACGTTTTTGAATTCCAGCAAAGGAGACGATTCAG tTCTTCTTGTACCAATCTTCAAAACTCACACCAAGAAAACGGTTATTACCCAAAAGCTTCAATACCTTCGTCTTGACTACTGCTTCGGACTGGCCCATCACTACAACATCACCATAACCGTGGTCGCTGATGATCAGCGGTCGGGCTTTGCTACTTACGCTTGTAAGAAGACCTATAACCAAGGAAAATGTGACGTGAGGACTCCATATCGTGACATATCTGGTGGACCGGCTAACTTTGTAGAGGTTAGCTTGGATGGTCAACAAGATTATGGTCCCGTGGTTGTGATTGTGCGTGGTGATGGGTGA